In one Bradyrhizobium sp. 4 genomic region, the following are encoded:
- the pcaH gene encoding protocatechuate 3,4-dioxygenase subunit beta, with translation MTFIYPVGSNTAHPLPLSPEYKSSIKRAPNKPLIPMRHTLSELTGPVYGHETVREGDNDLTTQHTGEPLGERIIVHGHVRDEDGRGVPNSLVEIWQANSCGRYVHVRDQHPAPLDPNFTGAGRTVSDAAGYYRFVTIKPGAYPWGNHHNAWRPAHIHLSVFGHSFVTRLVTQMYFPADPLFPFDPIFNSVADEKARARMVSSFDLENTKPEWALCYRFDIVLRGKNATPMENH, from the coding sequence ATGACATTCATCTATCCCGTCGGCAGCAACACGGCGCATCCGTTGCCGCTGTCGCCCGAGTACAAGAGCTCGATCAAGCGCGCGCCGAACAAGCCATTGATCCCGATGCGCCATACGCTGTCGGAGCTGACCGGCCCGGTCTACGGCCACGAGACCGTGCGCGAGGGCGACAACGACCTCACCACCCAACACACCGGCGAGCCGCTCGGCGAACGCATCATCGTGCACGGCCATGTGCGCGACGAGGACGGCCGGGGCGTGCCGAACTCGCTGGTCGAGATCTGGCAGGCCAATTCCTGCGGCCGTTACGTTCACGTCCGCGACCAGCATCCGGCGCCGCTCGATCCGAACTTTACGGGCGCCGGCCGCACCGTGAGCGACGCCGCCGGTTACTACCGCTTTGTCACGATCAAGCCTGGCGCCTATCCCTGGGGCAATCATCACAACGCCTGGCGTCCCGCACACATCCATCTCTCGGTGTTCGGCCATTCCTTCGTCACGCGTCTCGTGACGCAGATGTACTTCCCGGCCGATCCGCTGTTCCCGTTCGATCCGATCTTCAATTCGGTGGCGGACGAAAAGGCGCGGGCGCGGATGGTGTCGTCGTTCGATCTCGAGAACACTAAGCCCGAATGGGCGCTGTGCTACCGCTTTGACATTGTGCTGCGCGGCAAGAACGCCACCCCTATGGAGAACCATTAA
- a CDS encoding dioxygenase translates to MIIAREQDVTAAALAVMEQTSDPRLRQIMVSLVKHLHGFVRDVRLTEKEFRDATAVIAELGKLSTDTHNEVVLMAGSLGISPLVCLLNNGDEGNTETDQSLLGPFWRLNSPRVENGGSIVRSETPGAPLFVNGRVVDKGGRPVAGAEVDVWHASPVGLYENQDPEQADMNLRGKFTTDQDGAFSFRSVMMVGYPIPTEGVVGRLLEAQSRHPYRPAHLHALVFKPGFKVLISQVYDPADPHIDSDVQFGVTKALIGKFLRHDTPHPTERDVATPWYSLDHVYRLEAGEAVLPRPPIK, encoded by the coding sequence ATGATCATCGCGCGCGAGCAGGACGTCACGGCCGCGGCATTGGCGGTGATGGAGCAGACGTCCGATCCCCGGCTGCGCCAGATCATGGTCTCCCTGGTCAAGCATCTGCACGGTTTTGTTCGCGACGTTCGCCTGACCGAGAAGGAATTCCGCGACGCCACGGCTGTGATCGCCGAACTCGGCAAGCTCTCGACCGACACGCATAATGAGGTCGTGCTGATGGCAGGCTCGCTCGGCATCTCGCCGCTGGTGTGCCTGCTGAACAATGGCGATGAAGGCAACACGGAAACCGACCAGTCGCTGCTCGGGCCGTTCTGGCGGCTGAACTCGCCGCGGGTGGAAAATGGCGGATCGATCGTCCGCTCCGAGACACCGGGCGCGCCGCTGTTCGTCAACGGCCGCGTCGTGGACAAGGGCGGTCGCCCCGTCGCCGGCGCCGAGGTCGACGTCTGGCACGCGTCGCCGGTTGGTCTGTATGAAAATCAGGACCCCGAGCAGGCCGACATGAACCTGCGCGGCAAGTTTACGACCGACCAGGACGGAGCCTTCTCTTTCCGCTCCGTGATGATGGTCGGCTATCCCATTCCGACCGAGGGCGTGGTCGGCCGCCTCCTGGAGGCGCAGAGCAGGCATCCCTATCGTCCCGCGCACCTGCACGCGTTGGTCTTCAAGCCCGGATTCAAGGTGCTGATCTCGCAGGTCTACGACCCCGCCGATCCGCATATCGATAGCGACGTGCAGTTCGGCGTGACCAAGGCGCTGATCGGCAAGTTCCTGCGCCATGACACGCCACATCCGACCGAGCGCGACGTCGCGACGCCCTGGTATTCGCTCGACCATGTCTACCGGCTCGAAGCCGGCGAGGCCGTCCTGCCGCGTCCGCCGATCAAATAG
- the pcaF gene encoding 3-oxoadipyl-CoA thiolase — MRDVFICDAVRTPIGRFGGSLAKVRADDLAAAPIKALMAKHPNLDWAQVDEVFFGCANQAGEDNRNVARMALLLAGLPDSVPGQTLNRLCASGLDAVGAAGRAIRSGEIELAIAGGVESMTRAPFVMGKAQEAFSRSAEIFDTTIGWRFINPLLKAQYGVDAMPETGENVAEEFQVSRADQDAFAIRSQQRAGAAIAAGYFAEEITPITIPGGKAGPVTVDKDEHPRPETTLEALTKLRPIVRNPGTVTAGNASGVNDGAAAMILASEAAVKKHGLTPRARILGLASAGVPPRIMGIGPVPATRKLMERLGKKISDFDLIELNEAFASQGIACMRQLGVADDADFVNPHGGAIALGHPLGMSGARLALTAVHGMEKRGGKLALATMCVGVGQGVAVAIEKLN; from the coding sequence ATGCGTGACGTCTTTATCTGCGATGCCGTGCGGACCCCCATCGGTCGTTTTGGCGGCTCGCTCGCCAAGGTGCGTGCCGACGACCTTGCGGCGGCCCCGATCAAGGCTCTGATGGCCAAGCACCCCAATCTCGATTGGGCACAGGTTGACGAGGTCTTCTTCGGCTGCGCCAACCAGGCCGGCGAGGACAACCGCAATGTGGCACGCATGGCGCTGCTGCTTGCGGGTCTGCCGGATTCGGTTCCGGGCCAGACCCTGAACCGGCTCTGTGCCTCCGGCCTCGATGCGGTCGGTGCCGCCGGCCGCGCCATCCGTTCCGGCGAGATCGAGCTTGCGATTGCCGGCGGCGTCGAATCCATGACGCGCGCGCCCTTCGTGATGGGCAAGGCGCAGGAAGCGTTCTCGCGCTCGGCTGAGATCTTCGACACCACGATCGGCTGGCGCTTTATCAATCCGCTGCTGAAGGCGCAGTATGGCGTCGACGCGATGCCCGAGACCGGCGAGAACGTCGCCGAGGAATTCCAGGTCTCGCGCGCCGATCAGGACGCCTTCGCGATCCGCTCGCAGCAGCGCGCGGGCGCCGCGATCGCGGCCGGCTATTTTGCGGAGGAAATCACCCCGATCACCATTCCCGGCGGCAAGGCCGGCCCTGTGACCGTCGACAAGGACGAGCACCCCCGCCCCGAGACCACGCTCGAAGCCCTGACGAAGCTCAGGCCGATCGTGCGCAATCCCGGCACGGTGACCGCCGGCAACGCCTCCGGCGTCAATGACGGCGCTGCCGCGATGATCCTGGCGTCCGAGGCTGCCGTGAAGAAGCACGGCCTGACGCCGCGCGCGCGCATCCTCGGCCTCGCCTCGGCCGGCGTGCCGCCGCGCATCATGGGCATCGGCCCGGTGCCGGCCACCCGCAAGCTGATGGAGCGTCTCGGCAAGAAGATCAGCGATTTCGACCTGATCGAGCTCAACGAAGCCTTTGCCTCGCAGGGTATCGCCTGCATGCGCCAGCTCGGTGTGGCCGACGATGCCGACTTCGTAAATCCGCATGGCGGCGCGATCGCACTCGGTCATCCCCTCGGCATGAGCGGCGCGCGCCTTGCGCTCACCGCCGTGCACGGCATGGAGAAGCGCGGCGGCAAGCTGGCGCTCGCCACCATGTGCGTCGGCGTCGGCCAGGGCGTTGCCGTCGCGATCGAGAAGCTGAACTGA
- the mutS gene encoding DNA mismatch repair protein MutS → MTMQQPIPVPPPDEAAAPQAEAAARVTPMMEQYLEIKAAHQGLLLFYRMGDFYELFFEDAEIASRTLGIVLTKRGKHQGADIPMCGVPVERSEDYLHRLIAGGHRVAVCEQTEDPAAARARGNKSVVRRGVVRLVTPGTLTEDTLLDARANNYLLALARARSSAGGDRFGLAWIDISTAEFMVTECSGGELAATLARINPNEVIVTDALYNDSELGQTLRELPAVTPLTRDVFDGATAEKRLCDYFAVATMDGLSQLTRLEATAAAAAVTYVDRTQVGKHPPLSPPAREASGATMAIDPATRANLELTRTLAGERRGSLLDAIDCTVTSAGSRLLAQRLAAPLTDAAAIARRLDAVGSFVADSAAREDIRSILRGAPDMSRALARISVGRGGPRDLAGLRDGIIAADQVLTRLGELGQPPQEIAAVMAALQRPSRELAAEFARALDDQLPLIKRDGGFVRQGYEPALDETRNLRDASRLVVASMQARYADNTGVKGLKIRHNNVLGYFVEVTAQHGDKLMSAPLNATFIHRQTLAGQVRFTTSELGEIEAKIANAGDRALGLELEIFERLCTKALAISEELRAAAHAFALLDVATSLAKLAIDETYVRPEVDSSLGFAIEAGRHPVVEQALKRNGEPFIANACDLSPGPAQKSGQLWLLTGPNMAGKSTFLRQNALIALLAQIGSFVPATRARIGIIDRLFSRVGAADDLARGRSTFMVEMVETAAILNQAGERALVILDEIGRGTATFDGLSIAWAAIEHLHESNRCRTLFATHYHELTALSAKLPRMFNATVRVKEWQGNVVFLHEVLPGSADRSYGIQVAKLAGLPPAVITRAKSVLAKLEAQDRGQTARALADDLPLFAVPSRAAAEAAPLSEAELLMDAVKALHPDEMSPREALDALYALKAKLPKQ, encoded by the coding sequence ATGACGATGCAACAGCCGATCCCAGTGCCGCCCCCCGACGAAGCGGCCGCCCCGCAGGCGGAAGCCGCCGCGCGCGTCACGCCGATGATGGAACAGTACCTTGAAATCAAGGCGGCGCATCAGGGCCTCTTGCTGTTTTACCGGATGGGCGACTTTTACGAGCTGTTCTTCGAGGACGCAGAGATCGCCTCCAGGACACTCGGCATCGTGCTGACCAAGCGCGGCAAACATCAAGGCGCCGATATCCCGATGTGCGGCGTGCCGGTCGAGCGCTCCGAGGATTATCTGCACCGGCTGATCGCCGGCGGCCACCGGGTCGCAGTGTGCGAGCAGACCGAGGATCCCGCCGCCGCCAGGGCGCGCGGCAACAAGAGCGTCGTGCGCCGCGGCGTGGTGCGCCTGGTCACGCCGGGCACGCTGACCGAGGACACGCTGCTCGACGCGCGCGCCAACAATTACCTGCTGGCGCTCGCGCGCGCGCGCTCATCGGCGGGCGGTGACCGCTTTGGCCTCGCCTGGATCGACATCTCGACCGCCGAATTCATGGTGACGGAATGTTCGGGCGGCGAACTCGCCGCCACGCTCGCGCGCATCAATCCGAACGAGGTGATCGTCACCGACGCACTCTATAACGATAGCGAGCTCGGACAGACCCTGCGCGAGCTGCCGGCGGTGACGCCGCTGACCCGCGACGTCTTCGACGGCGCCACCGCCGAGAAGCGGCTGTGCGACTATTTTGCCGTCGCGACCATGGACGGACTGTCGCAGCTCACGCGGTTGGAAGCCACTGCTGCCGCCGCTGCCGTCACCTATGTTGACCGCACCCAGGTCGGCAAGCATCCGCCGCTTTCGCCGCCAGCGCGTGAAGCCTCGGGTGCGACCATGGCGATCGATCCCGCCACTCGCGCCAATCTCGAACTGACGCGGACGCTGGCCGGAGAACGCCGCGGCTCACTGCTCGATGCGATCGACTGCACGGTGACCTCGGCCGGTTCGCGCCTGCTGGCGCAGCGGCTTGCCGCGCCGCTGACCGATGCGGCGGCGATTGCGCGGCGGCTCGATGCCGTCGGCAGCTTCGTTGCCGACTCGGCCGCGCGCGAGGACATCCGCAGCATCCTGCGCGGCGCTCCGGACATGTCGCGGGCGCTGGCCCGTATATCGGTCGGCCGCGGCGGGCCGCGCGACCTCGCCGGCCTGCGCGACGGCATCATCGCCGCCGACCAGGTGCTGACGCGGCTTGGCGAACTCGGCCAGCCGCCGCAGGAGATCGCCGCGGTGATGGCGGCGCTGCAAAGACCGTCGCGCGAGCTCGCGGCGGAATTCGCCCGGGCGCTCGACGATCAACTGCCGCTGATCAAGCGCGACGGCGGGTTCGTTCGCCAGGGCTATGAGCCTGCGCTGGACGAAACGCGAAACCTGCGCGACGCCTCGCGCTTGGTGGTGGCCTCGATGCAGGCGCGCTACGCCGACAACACGGGTGTGAAGGGTCTCAAGATTCGGCACAACAACGTGCTCGGCTATTTCGTCGAAGTTACCGCGCAGCACGGCGACAAGCTGATGTCGGCGCCGCTGAACGCGACTTTCATCCACCGCCAGACGCTGGCCGGCCAGGTCCGCTTCACCACCTCGGAGCTCGGGGAGATCGAAGCCAAGATCGCCAATGCCGGCGACCGCGCACTCGGGCTCGAGCTCGAAATTTTCGAGCGGCTCTGCACCAAGGCGTTGGCAATCAGCGAGGAGCTGCGCGCCGCCGCCCACGCCTTTGCGCTGCTCGACGTCGCGACGTCGCTTGCCAAGCTGGCGATCGACGAGACCTATGTGCGGCCCGAGGTGGACTCGTCTCTCGGCTTTGCCATCGAGGCCGGCCGTCATCCGGTGGTCGAGCAGGCCTTGAAGCGCAATGGCGAGCCGTTCATCGCCAATGCCTGCGACCTCTCGCCGGGCCCTGCGCAAAAATCCGGCCAGCTCTGGCTGCTGACCGGTCCGAACATGGCCGGTAAGTCGACCTTCCTGCGCCAGAACGCGCTGATTGCGTTGCTTGCCCAGATCGGCAGCTTCGTGCCGGCGACACGCGCGCGGATCGGCATCATCGACCGCCTGTTCTCGCGTGTCGGCGCCGCCGACGATCTCGCCCGCGGCCGTTCCACCTTCATGGTCGAGATGGTCGAGACCGCCGCGATCCTCAACCAGGCCGGCGAGCGTGCGCTCGTGATCCTCGATGAAATCGGCCGCGGCACCGCGACTTTCGACGGCCTCTCGATCGCCTGGGCCGCGATCGAGCATCTGCACGAGAGCAATCGTTGCCGCACGCTGTTCGCGACGCATTATCACGAGCTGACCGCGCTCTCCGCAAAACTGCCGCGGATGTTCAACGCGACCGTGCGGGTGAAGGAATGGCAGGGCAATGTCGTGTTCCTGCACGAGGTGTTGCCGGGCTCGGCCGATCGCTCCTACGGCATCCAGGTCGCCAAGCTCGCGGGCCTGCCGCCGGCCGTGATCACGCGCGCGAAATCGGTGCTGGCGAAGCTGGAAGCCCAGGATCGCGGTCAGACCGCGCGCGCGCTCGCCGACGATCTGCCGCTGTTCGCAGTGCCCTCGCGCGCCGCCGCAGAAGCCGCCCCACTGAGCGAGGCCGAACTGCTGATGGACGCGGTGAAGGCACTGCATCCGGACGAGATGTCGCCGCGCGAAGCGCTCGATGCGCTCTATGCGTTGAAGGCCAAGCTGCCGAAGCAGTGA
- a CDS encoding OsmC family protein: MDAAALRQMQAPIKERYKTDPKTAMITLKAKGSTDSEGIACKVETGRAIAMAGLHPATGGTGLELCSGDMLLEALVACAGVTLKSVATAIEVPLKTGNVYAEGDLDFRGTLGVDKETPVGFAEIRLRFDVDTDAPQDKLDLLLKLTERYCVVYQTIKNGPKVSVSMQRM; the protein is encoded by the coding sequence ATGGACGCCGCAGCACTGCGCCAGATGCAGGCCCCGATCAAGGAGCGCTACAAGACCGACCCCAAGACCGCGATGATCACGTTGAAGGCCAAGGGCTCGACCGACAGCGAGGGCATCGCCTGCAAGGTCGAGACCGGCCGCGCCATCGCAATGGCCGGCCTGCATCCCGCGACCGGCGGCACCGGCCTGGAGCTTTGCTCCGGCGACATGCTGCTGGAGGCGCTGGTCGCCTGCGCCGGCGTCACGCTGAAATCGGTCGCGACCGCCATCGAGGTGCCCTTGAAGACCGGCAACGTCTACGCCGAGGGCGATCTCGATTTCCGCGGCACGCTCGGCGTCGACAAGGAGACGCCGGTCGGCTTCGCCGAGATACGCCTGCGCTTCGACGTCGACACTGATGCGCCGCAAGACAAGCTCGACCTGCTGCTCAAGCTCACCGAGCGCTATTGCGTGGTCTATCAGACCATCAAGAACGGCCCGAAGGTCTCGGTGTCGATGCAGCGGATGTAG
- a CDS encoding ABC transporter ATP-binding protein: MLALDRVSKTYPNGVQALARFSAEIRQGEIVAIIGGSGCGKSTLLRAIAGLDRASSGAVTLDNEAIAAPHAKIGIIFQEPRLLPWLSVADNIGFGLADGPATERREKVARALERVGLAEKAQAWPRELSGGQAQRVAIARALVPQPEVLLLDEPFSALDAFTRRDLQDHLLDLWADTRPTLILVTHDVDEAVVLADRVLVMRPRPGRLFDQIEINLGRPRDRNSPLFENFKRSVLTSLDRSLDRSVPDRDATQGPGQAMWW, from the coding sequence ATGCTGGCGCTCGACCGGGTCAGCAAGACCTATCCCAACGGCGTGCAGGCGCTGGCGCGCTTCTCCGCCGAGATCAGGCAAGGCGAGATCGTCGCCATCATCGGCGGCTCGGGCTGCGGCAAGTCCACGCTGCTGCGCGCCATCGCCGGCCTCGACCGCGCAAGCTCGGGCGCGGTGACGCTCGACAACGAGGCGATCGCCGCGCCGCATGCCAAGATCGGCATCATCTTCCAGGAGCCGCGGCTGCTGCCCTGGCTCAGCGTCGCCGATAATATCGGCTTCGGTCTTGCCGATGGGCCCGCGACCGAGCGGCGTGAAAAGGTGGCGCGTGCGCTCGAGCGTGTCGGGCTGGCCGAAAAGGCGCAGGCGTGGCCGCGCGAGCTCTCGGGCGGGCAGGCACAGCGCGTCGCGATCGCCCGCGCGCTGGTGCCACAGCCCGAGGTGCTCTTGCTCGACGAGCCGTTCTCGGCGCTCGACGCTTTCACCCGCCGCGACCTCCAGGATCATCTGCTCGATCTCTGGGCCGACACGCGGCCGACGCTCATCCTCGTCACGCATGACGTCGACGAGGCCGTGGTGCTGGCCGACCGCGTGCTGGTGATGCGGCCGCGGCCGGGCCGGCTGTTCGACCAGATCGAGATCAATCTCGGCCGGCCGCGCGACCGCAATTCGCCGCTGTTCGAGAATTTCAAGCGGAGTGTGCTGACGTCACTCGACCGCTCGCTCGACCGCAGCGTGCCCGACCGTGACGCAACCCAGGGTCCCGGTCAGGCCATGTGGTGGTGA
- a CDS encoding ABC transporter permease produces the protein MISDAPVLQQTTEPAESAAAPSWLSRYARPLLGVLLPLTLALGWEFLVWRGWSNGRLVPPPSRVFATIVDLARSGELVRHIAATLWRVGLGFAFGVVAGTLLGAISGYWSLARRLLDPTVQALRAIPSLAWVPLFILWLGIFETSKIALIAVGVFFPVYLGVMGAILIVDRKIVEVGRTFRLSGPAMIRRILLPAVLPAYVVSLRVGLGLGWMFVVAAELIGASEGLGYLLLDGQQLGKPAQILAAIVIFAILGKFTDWLIEIAAAPFLRWQDAFGRTVGA, from the coding sequence ATGATCTCTGACGCGCCAGTCCTGCAACAAACTACGGAACCGGCCGAAAGCGCCGCCGCGCCTTCGTGGTTGTCGCGTTATGCGCGTCCATTGCTGGGTGTGTTGCTGCCGCTGACCCTCGCGCTCGGTTGGGAGTTCCTGGTCTGGCGCGGCTGGTCCAATGGCCGGCTGGTGCCGCCGCCCTCGCGCGTGTTCGCCACCATCGTTGATCTTGCCCGCTCCGGCGAGTTGGTCCGTCACATCGCCGCGACACTGTGGCGCGTTGGTCTTGGCTTTGCGTTCGGCGTGGTCGCGGGCACCTTGCTCGGCGCCATATCCGGCTATTGGTCGCTGGCGCGGCGGCTGCTCGATCCGACCGTGCAGGCGCTGCGCGCTATCCCCTCGCTGGCCTGGGTGCCGCTGTTCATTCTCTGGCTCGGCATCTTCGAGACCTCGAAGATCGCGCTGATCGCGGTCGGCGTGTTCTTCCCGGTCTATCTCGGCGTGATGGGCGCGATCCTCATCGTCGATCGCAAGATCGTCGAGGTCGGTCGCACCTTCCGTCTCTCTGGACCTGCCATGATCCGGCGGATCCTGCTGCCTGCGGTGCTGCCGGCCTATGTCGTGTCCTTGCGCGTTGGTCTTGGTCTGGGCTGGATGTTCGTGGTGGCGGCCGAGCTGATCGGCGCGTCCGAAGGCCTCGGCTATCTCCTGCTCGACGGCCAGCAGCTCGGCAAGCCCGCGCAGATCCTCGCCGCCATCGTGATCTTCGCGATCCTCGGCAAGTTCACGGATTGGCTGATCGAGATCGCGGCTGCGCCCTTCCTGCGCTGGCAGGACGCCTTCGGGCGTACGGTGGGAGCATAA